The Dreissena polymorpha isolate Duluth1 chromosome 4, UMN_Dpol_1.0, whole genome shotgun sequence region CCTAAAAGCACGTTCATTACAGAAAcacaaacaagaaatataaatatatcactCGGGTAATTTTAAGAACATAACGATTGTATAAACAGGAAACAGTAATCGGTAAGCAGCAAATGTAAAAAGTTCATGTCGAAAAAAGCTTTTAAGGAATTATGTTTCACTTTACTATGGAAATAACTCATGTCTAGTAGGCCGATAATTCTTCGGTATTAACAACTTCAGTTCAATCCATGTTTTATAAATGTCTATTATATGTTGAATGCATCTAAATAAAATGTAAGTACAATTCAAGGCATTATTATGCCTTACCTTAAAAATCTTTGTCTAAGCAAACTGTAAGAAAAGTTGGAAATACTTCGGAGCGCAAAAACAGATCATGATACACTTTGTTCTTGAATTGTAGGTACTTACTTTGGACGATGGAACGAATTTATATGTTGCCAACAGATACACTCAGATGGAATTAACATACTCTAGTGTGATTTTGAGtttttatcaattattaaaaatagtttaatGGAAAATAAAGATGGTCAAACATCGATGTATGCATGCAGGAATATATTGCCTTGCATTTACAAATAATACTTTCTAAAGTATAAAACGTTTGTATATTTAACTTTTCTTGGCCGAAAAGAGGGGATAGTTTCCAAACACATGTACAAGTAAACCAGTGTTTAAATGACGGCCCCAATAGATTTTTAATACATTCAGAAGCAATCATGCAAAGTAGCGCTTCTGTAATTCGCAATCAAGCTGCGTTAGCAagactttcataaatgttttGCAAGATTTGTGCCGAATATATTAACTTGTATGTCCACTCGGCATTGTTTTcatgcatatatttttttttgccgCGTTATCGATTTGTTTGTCTGCTAGTTGTATGTTCTATTTTCGATTCCGTAAACATTTTCGTTATAGTGAGCTTACGTTCTctgtaacatattgttttaaattcgACCGTGTAATAATCAGAAAATATTTATCTTCAAAATCTAGAACCATTCGAATGATGTGGTCTCAGCATGAAGAAATTCATACAAATGTAGGTGCATACGCAGGTACCGTAAGTTAGCCACACGAATTCACATAAATAACCCTGTAAATGCCTTTGTTTTGATGATGGTCGCCGTTTAGGTCTTTATCAATGAAGAAATGAATGCAttaatgaatgaacgaatgaatgagTTAAAGAGTTCATACATGCATTAACAAATTAATGAACGAGtgagtgaatgaatgaatgcatAAAAATAGATTGAAAATTGAAATGCGATCGcagttttaaaaaaatacaataataccaCTCTGCTATCGTTTGCTTTATACATATTTTGAGTCAAAGAACGTATCAGATTTACTGACCATATCACAAAAACGGGCTAATGATCATTTGTCATTGAGATTCGGTAACATGTTTCTTCTCACGCGATTTTAATTGACTTTCATAAGAAAGAGAAGTCATAAAACGTCATTTGTACTGTTTTCCGACAATTCATTTGTAGTGTTCGTTAGATCGTTATTGGCTACGCGTACAGAGACTTTTCGCATATCAACCGAACTAGTTGAAACAagaattgtatttaattaaagaACCGGTAGTGACGTAATTTCCTTCATACGTATACAGGAGCTAACATACAACCTTGTAAGTCTTATTTAAGTCTTTACATTGAACAAAGCGATTTTATACAAAATCATGTTGACTAATATATTGTCAGGAAATTTTGACATTAAACATGtcagtaataataataacgacAGTAAATGAAATTTAAGTTAAATCAGACAAGTTTAtgcaaatattgttaatttaaataattaatgataaTAGGAAGTATAAATTAAATCCAATTTGATATGAATGATCGGTTCCATACACATAAGAAGATACGCACACAAGTTTAAATTTGTATTGTTCATCAAAAGCTGCAaacattttatattgtaaaaGGCAGATGCTACGTAGTAACCAACTTCTCAAAACCGTGATTTGCAGCGCGGAAATTCTGATTGATAGAGATTATCATGTTTTGTGGCTAACTGAACAGTTATTTCTGTACTTGTACCAATCAGCACTCTGATTACAACATACGATCAATACACGTGTTAATAAATTCGTTCAGCGTTTAAATATAGGTCGATGcatgtcttaaatttaattaaatagtttGTAATCAACTGCTTAAACTTCATCTATAAAAGCATTTTTCATACATTACACTATTGCTGTgagttttaatttgtttgaccttgaacttgtttTGTGCAGTCAATGTTCCCGCTGCATATAACAAGCGCAAAAAATTATTACAAACCTTATGATCTAAGTAGATCATATATAATGTCCATGTCGTACAGTAGACAATTTGAAAGCAAAGGCCCAGAACATTTTTACTTGAAAAGGCATttttagaaatgttattttaacattttagaaAACGTCTGAACTGGGCGTATTTTTAAATTCACCTCTGGTGTGTGTGTAAACCTGAACGGAATTGAAATTGGTTCTTTAATCAGTCATAAAAGATACATTTATGTGTTTAAGTCGAAAGAAAAATAACACACAGAAATGAAAATTTTTGAAAAAATCCCTTTGTGCAGGCATCAACACTGCGCAACATGTCCAGTACAATTAGTTGTTGATTCATGCTTAATAAGTATTTGATTAGTTTAGTGCTTCATGTCTTCGATATACTTGAATGAAAAATGAATTTTAAGGTCAAGTTATCAAAACTTTAACAACTGCCGATTTATATTTTCACAGTCACGTTCAATTGCCGTTTCCCAATTTAGTACGTTGTCCCCGATTTATGATTTTATGAacctattttaaacatttatgtaacttttaatcaataattttaaatcaatagATCTTATACTGTTTTATAAGTTTACTAGACATTCACTGTGACTTGGTCGATGATAACGAGACTCATTAAGTGTTGTTTTCACCTATACGTTATTATGGTGTTTTTTCTGATAGGCATAACCTGACCTTGACAACTGACATAAACCAAATGTTCTCAGTCTAACCAAAAATGTCGTGAATGCAAGTTATTTGTTGTACACCAACCATACATACGTACATTAAACAGTTGAATTAAAAAGATGCTTGCATACGAAGCATTGGATACGAATATCTAAACTTCAGACGAACAATAAAGTTTATGGTATGAATGGTACGCTGTTGAAAATGTAAAGGAGCTTTCAACAATCCTAGAAGGGTAGCGATAGTTTagcggatatggtgtccgtcaAGCGATACAATATGTTAATTTCGATGCATTCTAGTCTCGTACATAGTCTGTGGACCCATTCGCAAAATTTAgttttggtggggggggggggggggagttctCCGTGGGATTACGCGTGTGCACTGCCAGACATGCAAATAACCGAGGTGCTTGACTGGCATCATGGCTTGTTGTTTTTCTATAATCGATTTAAAGATCGCTGCCCTTGATCATGTAACAAAATTGAAACGTATGAACTTTTGCAACTATATGCtcttataatacatatatactgactaaatatagtgtgtataatacatttattgtatCAAATTATCTCTTTAAAGTCAGAACGTTATTGAAACGATGTACACTGtacaattcatttttaaaattttgaCAACCTCAGTCCTTTTATACTTTGCGTTCATTGATTCGTGGATTtgcaaaaacaaacaagtgaataatatgtatataaaatctCAAATAATATGCAATAGAAACGTTCGACTTTATAGACAATTATTTAATCTCACACGATATAGTACATGGGCATTATAAGTAGCAATCCAATCATTGAGGCTCtcattttacttttaaaaaaaaagCGTGAAAGTcacgttatatatatatgtttgatctCTTGGAAGCAACACGTTTGTTCAGAGCTGGATCATGAATAGCATCAAGTTGAAAAGCTTATTTCAATCGATCTGCTGGTGACGTTGGTAGAGTCATCTAAGTCAATTAAAAGATGTAAAGGCCGGTGTAGTTTAATGTATTATTCactatgtttttttaaacatgttataacACAGTTTTTAGCAAGTACACCGATGCAACATATAGTGTTAtggtataaaaattataaattaatcaaGAGTCATAACGTTCGCAATCTTTAAcgtaatatatgtatacatgcaCATAATAAGCATCAATTCATGGCACTgttaatatttgacttaattgcGAGTTGACAAAAGTAGGAGTTTTCGTAGTACCAATTTGCATctatggacagacggacatagtaggcattcttatttaaaaaacttGAGGAGTCATAATTATTCTGCACACATTGTTAGCCAAAACAAGGCCTCTTGTATCTATATATTTTGACTGTTTTTCTTCTGTAGGGTTAGATGTGCGTTTGTGTAAAACTGCAATTACTACATTAGACTCGAGAAGTGCCTTTGAAAAACGGATTgtagtaaaataatttatttatgtacATGCTCAATATATAGCACCAGTTAACAAATACtataacaaatgcatacatatgcgacaaattgtttgtaaaattgatttaaaaaacaacactacAACTATTACACTGACATAAGTTTTAGATGTATGGACTGGATTCTTTTTTTTGTCCTTACATCGGGGTCCATATTTCAAAACACCGATATATCATATCAGTCACACATGTTTGAGTACTTCAAATCGGtcttacaacatttattgcaacGAAATAATTAAAGAAACTTTACTAAATCCAGATCATTAACAATGTGTTGTCCAATTCAGGCAGCTTAGATTGTATTTGCCTCACAATAAAATCGTACACCAGGAATTGTGCATGTCATAGGCTGTGCTGAAAACCATGTATACATTTCAGCAGCAATCAGTAAATTACAACATATTCACTTGTTTTTCGTTGAAAACAAACACATCTTGCAAGGCTTGTAGTCACATTCTTCGTGAAGTTAAACCGTGTCTTCAGCTAGAGTTCCTCACTCATCATTTTTTGACTCTAAGTCGTCTGTTGACTAAGACCAATATATATTGTGAGTGAATGAAAGACTGCTGTGCTAACTAGCTTGATTTTacatagtttaaaaaaacaagttgacaataaaatatttaatctaAGGTCACTGCTTACATTTAAAACTAATATGTCCCTTacgaaatacattttaataaaatacacagaaaGACGTGACTGTAAGTTGTAACACAACTTCACCAAAGAATtgaagtttaatattttaccaaatATAACATACTTGACCTCTAAATATCAACTTACGCTGATAGTGCATATCTTGCTTCATGGTGCAATCtcgtttctaaaaaaataatataaaaaacatataggAAGATGGCATCAGTGTTTATGAGACATGTTGTTTTGGGATCCCTTATTTCTGCAATTAAGAACCAGATAATAATACATactatatatatgtattcatatgtatatcTACGATTGCGTCGGGAGACTGGCATTATCACATTTGTTTTCGCCCAACCATGCAGTATTTCATGTAGACATTTGAATACCCGATTATatgttgtaaaaaatcaaatgtgTAAGCAATTTAGTGGTTTTTATTACTGTATATTGAGCATTAGGCATGTACACCTGGTAATGTGTGCAACAATTGTGAGAAGCCTCTTTTCTTTCAAGACCGAAATCAAAACTAAAGCGTTTGAAACTCGCGCGGCTTACGTTTATATTATAGATGATAAGAATCCACGCATATTACGCGCCGCGTatatacttaaatattaattgtggcaaaattatttttctttttacttCCTTTAAGACAATATTTACCAAATTTGTAGTTATTTAAGCAAAGTTGTCTCGAGGAATGGTGTATATCAAGTGCTTCAATGGCGTTGCGAAGAATATAGCTGACATTGCGTGTGTTATTAAATGAACTATTTCAACTACTTTATACGACACGCGACATGCGTTAATGGGTCTTTCTCTGCCCTTCCTCGATGGTCAGATTAGTTTCAGACAAGCATGCACATCAGCGCGATCTGGTCTGGCGTTACCCTGTccgttattaacccatttattcctagtggactctcccatccttcttaatttgatcaatttatttcaaaaattagggatgtctagtatatttatttctatatttagactatttcttacagaaattcatttaagcaaacagcgcagactctgatgagacgccgcatgatgcggcgtctcatcttggtctaggctgtttgcaaaggccttttttctagacgctaggcataaatgggttaataagacTGCAAAACCATGCATGCCGTTTGTGACATCTGCTTACCCGATAGTAAGTCAAATATCGCTGATTGTTGCAATATGCCAGATGGAttacttttaattatattttgcatgtgtttttttcgttTTTAACGCAATAGAATTACGCAGTAGCAAAACGGAGTTGTTGCGCAATTACGATGTGGTAATTCGAAGTTAAAAAGCAGTGCATCAGAACATGAGAATAATTCGTAGTTTTGGTTTAGAGCATTTGGTGATGCAGGCTACACAACCGTACTTGGATTTCTTATGTagtaaaacaaattcaagaaaTTGACCATAAcatcacaaaaaataaatattacacataACCGTAATAAATTCATCCTTTATCATCCCCTTAATACGAGCTATTCATTCATAATAATAAACATGCAGTCATATTAACATGGCAGCAATTATTTTCTATCTGAAGTGCTAGAATGAAGAATGAAGCAtattatacttacaaaattgataTTTGTTCTAATAGGTCGTCTGTTGGAAGGCATTACCGGTCTATTATTGTCGGCCATGAAGGCCTGTGGATATGTTATATCCCTCTGTCTAAGGTTGCGTAATGCTTCAATCTAAAATGATAAAAACATCTTAATAGCTATTCACCATGTGTTGTTAATAAACATTCGTTAAAGATAACTTTAATATCAGTGACAATAACAATATGCACGCGCTTGCTTAATTTGTATTACTGACTAATTATTGTAttactgaaaataaatatataacttaaacATAATTTAGCGAGTATGGGAACTTATTTTGTTGATAACAACTATATAATGCAACCAACTAACAACGAAACCTTTTTTCTGGCATGATAATAATAGTTGATTGTTTGCCTAATTACTGAAAccaacaagtacatgtatatacaccaATAATTTTTACCCCCACAGTACAATGAAATTTTTTTCTAAAGTGTAAccataatacataacaaataacgttcctctaggcataaatgttttacaacaataataataataataataaactaaaGTTAGTTAAATAGTAcagttttttatttgatattaacattaaaaaaacaaaattcacaaaCTTTTTACCACATTTTAAAAACTGTCGGCTCATGGCGTGTCAATATACAGTGATTCACGttattttcatttactttaaCATAGTTTATATGCAACGTGGCACACAGCGAATGGATTTGTTGTACAACAGATGAATAATATAAAGTGCTGTCTGTCGAGGCGCATCGAACGATGGATGGCTTGGCAAAAGACCAGAGACCAGAAAGGCTCACCAGAAACATTTTGCGGGAAAATGTATGGTAGCGAAATAAATAGCCAAGCGGTTCCAATAGTTAAACGATGAACTATCTCacaaattgtattgtatttgtttgcaGAATATGCAATCACATTGTACAAGTAATATACATTCTTACTTGGTTTTGATGAACGTTAATCGGTCTATTAAATACTATCCAAGTAACTGATTCATAGCAACCCGGTTGAGTAAACGATCCTTCATACGTCATAAAATATTCGATGTTCGGAAGCAACGAGGCGAGATTCAACTCTTTCAATCGCGCCCTTTGTcctaaaaaacataaaacataaactcAAATGATCTTCAATTTTTACAAATCATGTCTAACTGACATCAAAACACGACGttgcaataattgataatatGTGAACTCACGTGTTGTTCCTAATAAAGTCgcataaaatgtacatattgtACTTTCCACCACTtctttaaaagggccttttcacagattttggcatgttttgaagtttgtcattaaatgctttatattgataaatgtaaacattggacataaaaagctccagtaaaaaaaatcaagaatacaattttttttccaaaggtatccctcagcagggctcgaaccactaacccctggattCTGAAGTAAAacgtctaccacttagaccaatcggccatccttccggacaCAATGCcagatttattttttactatatataagcaatcctcgtagtttcacaaaatacaacgacaacaacaggactctcaaaattattaattcgtttcgcgttgcaacgctttataattttcgggtttttaaatcgtcaaaagatgcatataatggctattttagagcatggtaaatgttgagtattacggtttccttacaaatatcataactaaaacgaatatttgcgaatctgaaacaacttttttcaattttgtcaatttacccaaaagtgaaaaggcccctctaaACGTACTCAGTACAATTTTTCGGTAAAAAACAGCAATTTCACTTCAAGCAACCTTCTTGGCATACGTGTCAGGATAGTTTTGTGGCGAAATAGTATACTTACAAACacttatttatttagtttttgacTTCTTTAAACGTTGAAATGTCAAAGGTTATCCTGATGGTAACAGtcagtgtattttttttatgataaaagttgtttaatttaaaaatgactcAATCACTGATGTCAATTAAGCCGACGAACATGTTTCTGTTATGAATCTAAAAAGCTTTTTTGAAGTAAAGACAAAAATGAAATAGCTCTATTGTTATATGAAGCTAACTAATGATGCATTGATCTAAAATTGTATCCCATTTGGATATAGTATTGTAACGTTCTGCGTTACTGATTGAAAAAGTAGGTGAATATAGTATTGCCCATATAATCAAGTAGTGTGACCTACATAACTAAAGGAGGAGGTTACTGTTTACTGCGGgctaaatataaaatcaatcatatttttcagttttaaatatttCTATCGATATGTTTTTACTTGATTAGTGATTAGGGTTGTATCCGTGTATGATaagatatattgcatatatttggTTGTAAATTGTTGACGTTTATTATATGTAATTTAGACAAACCATTCAGTAAATACTGATATTGAAATACGTGTATGCTTTGAAAATATGTTCTAGGGACTACAGAAAACAGTATATCATTATCCTATTAAAAATAGGATATATATTAACGTTTTCAAATCATCATCTTTTATCGCGCTTTTGTCTTCGGTAAAACACCTACATGTTAAGAAGTTCAGAATATTGGTATTGTTAGTAAAGCAGAAAATAACACATGATTTATTACTTATATACTGTAAAAGGGTCATGCTATTTTGACACGTGTCCTTATCGTCTTATAGCATGACCATTATTGATGTCGGAACCGTTTGACCACGACTTAAATAGATCGactcatttatatttattgtaattgtaTATACTGTGTTCCTTACTAAATACATTTCgctaacaaataacaattttgttCTCACGTGGACTATGTATTATGCAAGGCATAGAAGCTGtaagtatttaatataaatatccaAGGCCATAGCCCTTTTTTCGTATGTACGTGTTTGTTGTGTACAACATTTGATGTGTTCCTTACTATTGATTCATTTTGTTTGCAATATGGGATAAGGGCAGGAATAATTCTGCACTTCTTCAAGCATTGGATGTCTTGCGTTTTTATCATCGGACTATAAAATGTCCGAAAGCTATTTTGCCGATTAATTAAAAAGCCTCACTGGTTTCTCAAGTGTACGTAAAGTCCAtccaaataaataattgtaattatttgcatttaaacGAGAAAACCTTCGAGTTTAATGGTTATTAACAATTACACATTCACACAAAGTCACGTGGAATACGCCTAAATACAGTTTTGCACTACGACATACGTTTTTGAAATATTATACGCAGTATAGTAACCGGAAATACACATTACGAAAACATGCTCTCCATACTTTAAGAACAATCATTTTGCCAATAGCAACTTAATTTCTTAACGTAAATTTTAAACACATCGTTGTAGAAATTTAACAAAAAAGGcctttttaaaatgttcatttttgaTAATTATAATGTCAAACGATGTCGAAACAAGTGGTCTTTTAGACATATTTAAAACTCAAATGCTAAGAATGCTTCGCTTGGGGAAATGGCCTTTTTGCACAGTAAAATCGTGAAATGTCCGGAGTACTTCTGCCCTCAGTGTTTACGTGTAAAATTATAATCCAATCATAAACGAAGGATGAAGTACATTTAGATAAAAGCCAGACTGCGTGTGTTTTTTCCAGGACATTTTCAGTTTGAAATTCTACGCATGAAACTATTCGAGACACATTTCATTATTGCGATTTTAAGAGACTATGCAATCACCAAAACTATATTCGATTAATGTAAACATACATATGAAAGCTGTTGGcttccaaaataaaataaaagctttcaAAATAACCATGCATATGTTTATAATTATGATCACTGACCGTACAAGCCAAACTTATGTAATGTAATAAAGACCAAACAGATATCACCGATATGTCATCAAGCATTAAGTGGTATTATGGACACGATTGTCATTATGATTCTCACGAAGGTAACTTTGACATTTTAAAGTTGTACATGTATAAGAAATGCGAGATGACAAAAATACTGCTCTTACCTTGATACAATACTAACTGActtaaatttgtcaaaatttCAAATTCTGGATGCTTTATTCGACCAGTCTGAAACAAAACAATTCACATGTACATATTCATAGTGTGAAAGTAAAACGATAGTAGTCGGGTTTAACCGAGAACTAGATATCGATGTAGTTAACACTGTAAGAACAAGCGGCGGTAAATTTTCATTCTGTTGAATTTTCATTGTTGAATCGCTTTTTATTCCGTTACATAAAATCCACCGTTTATTGACAGAAAAAAAAGCCAAATTAAAAAAGGAATCGATGGAAGAGTGTGTCGACATAAGAGTTCAAATGAACGTTCAATAAAAAGGTCATGTTGTGTATAAATCTATTCTTTACCAGGAACGGTGTCTGTAAATTGAGCTTATTTATGTGTATTGTACTTTTCGAACACAACACATGATTGTTCATATTGTTTTTTACACGAATCtccgattttatttttaattattgtgtaCTGACGATTTCAGTTAAATGTAATGCACCTGCAAGTGAACTCAATCCTTGTTTCAGGGACGCTCTTTTTCAATGTATTTGTTGTAATGGTAGTCTGATGATGCacactttgttgtttttgtaccttatatatgtatatcaaacttacattttgtatgtttgtatgtttgatCAATGCATCGTAGACGTTCACCCCTTTTACAGTCGACCTTTCGTAAGATAAACGTTGTGACTTATGAACGTGACACTTTAAGGCAGCATAAAGTAAAATAGAAACTGTATTTACCTGCAGAAACGCTGCTAATATGACGACACCCCTTGGGGCATTTTGAGCATGTGTCAGATTGTTGTAAACGTCAGAGTTGTAGGCTATAAGATGCATCTGAAACAGTTTTATGCCAACAATTCAACTTGTATATAATTACAGAAACCTTTTTATCATTCATGTAAACATTCTTTTCAAAACACAAACACAGGAAAGAACAAGTATTTAATGAATTATGTAATATTTGTGTAATGAACACATACTTAAGTTTCTTTTAATACCGTTTTATTGGTAAACTATACTTAGTTTGCAAATGACATCAAACTTATTAAAACATacgca contains the following coding sequences:
- the LOC127879995 gene encoding carbonic anhydrase-related protein 10-like gives rise to the protein MWGKINHEWYMCSKGKNQSPIDIDPNDLLFDPTLKHIAIEGKTITGVVVNTGVDLTVEVNNTDAFPPLNITMGPVSYTYTLAQIKLHFGSLDGSGSEHTVAGEFFDGEMHLIAYNSDVYNNLTHAQNAPRGVVILAAFLQTGRIKHPEFEILTNLSQLVLYQGQRARLKELNLASLLPNIEYFMTYEGSFTQPGCYESVTWIVFNRPINVHQNQIEALRNLRQRDITYPQAFMADNNRPVMPSNRRPIRTNINFKRDCTMKQDMHYQLNRRLRVKK